The window ttctaaattgacaGTGCAAAATGGGtcagttttgttttgaaataacTTTTCAAGATTAATACTACACTTTTCAAGATTTGCTTTTTTGGGGAATGAATGCAGTTTCAAACTTAGTGTTGTAGTTTTGATTAGATCTTATGCGGATAGAGAAGGTGTATGAATTAAGATTGAgaattatattgagctaatacTGTTTTAAGTATAAGTTTCATGATATACAACTGTTCATCTTAATTGGAGTCATTTGAGTTTTCTTTTGTTAGTAAGACTTAAAAGTTAGTTGGAATGAGTTGTCGAAAGTTTGACTTGTCTCCTAAGCCCTTTACTAAATCTATCTGTATCATCTTCTCCTGTCTATTCTCCTTAATTTAATGCAAAACCACCAACATCTTTCGTCTTCATGATTGCAAGTGCTGACATGATAGCAACTCTTTAAGAGCGCGGCTTTATATTATACCACTCATCTTTGCTCACTTTTCCTCTTTGATCTTTGCATATTTGGAAAGTAGCATAGAAAATTTGGACTTTGAAGGGTTAAACAACACTTTTTCTAGGCTACCAAATCTTTCTAGTATCACAAAACGTATCTTCAGAGTGACCCAGTCTTGTTTATATTAAGATGGAAAGATGTGACCACAGTcttgtttatttaaattttaaaggtGCATGctctattattatatttatactcAAGTCTTGTATAACTGATTTGAGCCGGCCAAAAGAGATCTGTGTTGACTTTTAAATGAGCTGTTGTTGTGTTTCAGCCAACTAGCAAAGATTATAAAAaaagttctattttttttttttaatatcagtCAATTGTGGCACAGAGCTCTTTGCTTGTGCACCTTTCAGAAAATGTCATTGATTGATGCATACGTACAGGATAACCCCTACTGAGGCATCCAATGTTGAAGGGAGAGGCAGAGCCTAAGCAGAAGAGAGGTAACCATTTTCACTTAAAGTTTTGTCTGATTAATCAAAATGTTTTCTACTTCAGTTTTGTGTCCCCTTTTCTGTCTTAATATGACTCAGTTATTGAGTCTAATATCTGAACATGAATTGCTCAATGAGCAGGTTGGTCAGAGTCGCTGCTAGAGTTTCGGTCAGGGTTAGGGGAAAAGATGAAAACTGAGCCAAAGAAACGTTGGAAATCTCTTGAACCGCTTCATCTGAAAAGCAAATCAGTTGCGCGGTTTTGCTTCTTTTCGAAAATCAAGTCGAACAACTATGGTCCAGGCCGTGCACCAGTCTATCTCAATGTTTATGACTTGACTCCTATTAATGGATATATCTATTGGGCAGGGCTCGGTATATTTCACTCTGGTGTAGAAGGTAAGCTTTTGTGTGTTTCTTGTTGATATTGTTGTCTTATAGTTACTGCTAGCTAACTCTGAAGATTTGATGTTGAATGCACAGTTCATGGAGTAGAATATGCTTTCGGTGCACATGATTATGCAAACAGTGGTGTTTTTGAGGTTGAACCAAGGCAATGCCCAGGCTTCAAATTTAAGAAGTCGATATTCATTGGAACCACGAACTTAAACCCGGGACAAGTTAGAGAGTTCATGGAGAACATGGCTTGCAGTTACTATGGGAACATGTATCACTTGATCGTTAAGAACTGCAACCACTTCTGCCAGGACGCTTGCTACAAGCTTACAGGCAAGAAGATCCCGAAATGGGTGAACC is drawn from Brassica rapa cultivar Chiifu-401-42 chromosome A05, CAAS_Brap_v3.01, whole genome shotgun sequence and contains these coding sequences:
- the LOC103868706 gene encoding deSI-like protein At4g17486 — its product is MLKGEAEPKQKRGWSESLLEFRSGLGEKMKTEPKKRWKSLEPLHLKSKSVARFCFFSKIKSNNYGPGRAPVYLNVYDLTPINGYIYWAGLGIFHSGVEVHGVEYAFGAHDYANSGVFEVEPRQCPGFKFKKSIFIGTTNLNPGQVREFMENMACSYYGNMYHLIVKNCNHFCQDACYKLTGKKIPKWVNRLVEIGSVCSCILPESLKITAVCHDPDEQIPEEENEKRSLTSSFSCLSSISMRQKQLSTSSLFLQSPLRGCLPPFQLKRSKSNSSSLKEM